One genomic segment of Brassica napus cultivar Da-Ae chromosome A3, Da-Ae, whole genome shotgun sequence includes these proteins:
- the LOC106436205 gene encoding B3 domain-containing protein At1g08985, giving the protein MDPDMMTKRVLTDTDLSTQGWLILPTQKIENIEKNLGFTLPRNGAQVEILDNDKSYWVNLNKNKAGYYIGEGWKKFRDERDLKTGDVIQLYWKDTKFIFSMCPTEASQKGESSSS; this is encoded by the exons ATGGATCCCGATATGATGACAAAAAGGGTGTTAACAGACACCGATCTTTCCACACAAGGTTGGTTGATTTTACCAACACAGAAGATCGAGAACATAGAAAAGAACCTGGGATTTACGTTACCCCGAAATGGTGCTCAGGTGGAAATTCTGGACAATGACAAGTCCTATTGGGTAAACCTTAATAAAAACAAAGCTGGTTATTATATCGGAGAAGGGTGGAAAAAATTCAGAGATGAAAGAGATCTCAAAACAGGGGATGTCATCCAATTATATTGGAAAGATACAaaattcattttctctatgtg CCCAACGGAAGCAAGTCAGAAAGGAGAAAGCAGCTCCTCTTAA